AAGAAGAGTTCAAAAAGGAACTCGAACAGTACATCTACTACTACAACAACCTAAGACCGCATCAAGCCCTAGGGGGGAAAACTCCCCTAGAATTCCTCGAGTCTTGTCCACGAATTACTTGACACGTACAGCAATGACACAGAACTGACAATCGCCCCGTGTAACTGAGGGATTACAGGCTGAGACAAGTAATCCCCATCGATCCGGCTTTTGCTATTCCGCCAGTTCTCAGGTAGTATGCTTCCTTGTCTGACACAGTCGTTGAGCGAGGCACCGGACGCTTGAATCCCATCATAACCTTAACCACGGACTTCGGCACGCAAGACGGCTTTGTCGCTCAAATGAAGGGCGTCATACTGGGAATCAATCCGAACGCCCGATTGATAGACGTAACCCACGACATTGAGCCGTTCCAAGTACTGCACGCTGCTCTCGTGACTAAGGGTGTGAGCCGTTACTTCCCGGCAGGCACCATCCATGTGGCTGTGGTCGATCCGGGAGTCGGCGGTACACGCCGCGGCATGGTGCTGCGCTGTGGTGAACTTTATTTTGTCGGTCCGGACAATGGGGTCTTTTCTCTGATTCTTTCATCTGTTTCTCAATGGGAAGCCAGAGAAATCGCCAACCCGGAATTCATCCTCCCCCGGCCACATCCGACCTTTCATGGCAGAGATCTCTTCGCTCCAGTTGCTGCTCATCTTTCCAGGGGAATAAGCGTCGACATCTTGGGAGATCCAATTACGGATCCGGTCATACTGCCCATTGCCAAGCCCGCTCGTACCACTGAAGGATTGGAGGGCCAGGTTATCTACGTGGACCGGTTTGGCAATCTCACAACCAATGTCGAAGAGGAGATGCTTGACAGACCGATCAGCTCGGTGATGGTGGGAGATGCTATCATCAAAGGCATCAGCCGCTTCTTTTCTGAGGTCCGAGAAGGAGCCCCTTTGGCCCTCATCAACAGTTTCGGAGTTCTCGAGATAGCTGTGAATCGTGGAAATGCAGCATCTTTCCTTGGTCTCGACATCGGTAGCCGAGTAAGAGTAGCATGGGACTGAACCGCTGAAGAGCCGCGGCCTTTTTTGTCACTCCTTGTCAACCATCAACTACAACTGGTTGCAAAACCTCGAAAACACGTGCACCGGTTTCCGGGCTTGGTAGGGGCGGTTCGGGAACTGCCCGAAATCTGGGCGCTTCTCGAAGCGCCCCTTCTGTAACTCTGCCGCCCAGCAAGGTTTTGCAACCACTTGTAGTGTCCTGTCCGGCAAATAACTTACATTACCGCGCATCTGAGCCCCTCTCAGCAGTTCCAGCTAGGTGAGGGGGGCCGGCTTTGTCATTGCGAGCGAAGCGCAGCAATCTCACTTAAATGCAAAACAAACACTGGAGATTGCTTCGTCGCTTTGCTCCTCGCAATGCCAGTCTTCTCCGCGTAAGTGAATGGATACGCGACTCACGAAATCGTTCTTGCATTTTGCTGGAAACTGATCATACTCAGATAGTTTCCTAGGTGTAAGAAGCGAGACCATCCATGCCCCGTGACAAAACCCAACCACAAAAAACCTCAGCCGACAGTTCCGTTGCCCATCGAATTGTTGCCGCGGCCAGACGACATTTTTTTGCCTACGGTTTCCGCAGCGTGACCATGGACGACTTGGCTGAAGAACTCGGAATGAGCAAAAAAACCCTTTATGCCCATTTTCCGAGCAAAGCTGCGCTCGTGGAGGCGGTATTTCTCGACAAGTTCCACGAAGTTGAAGCGGACTTGGAGCGGATCACATCCCAGTGCTCATCCGATTTTCTTGCCGGAATGCGTCAACTACTCGCGTGCATGCAGCGGCATTTGGAAGAAATTCGCCCGCCCTGGGTGCGTGATGTCCTACGGGACGCGCCACAGATTTTCGAGATGGCGCAGGTCCGACGCAGGGCCATGATCCACCGCCATTTCGGCAAGCTCGTCGGCGAAGGGCGTAGCGCAGGGTTCCTCCGGAAAGACATCCCGGCCAACTTGATCATAGAGATCCTGCTTGCCGCAGTACAAGGAATCATAAATCCGGAAAAGCTGGCCGAACTAAGCATCACGCCGAAGGTCGGCTTTTCCACAATCATAACGGTGATTTTTGAAGGCGTGATCACCGAGACAGGGCGGTCCAAACTATGAGCGGCTCCCACGCACCGCATCGAAGAGCATTTTTCTGCATTGTCTGCGTCCTCGCGGCTCTGTCAATCCTGGCGAGTTGCAGTAGTCAAGACCCCAACCGAGTGCAGGGTTATGTGGAGGGAGAATTCGTTTACGTTGCGTC
This portion of the Desulfomonile tiedjei genome encodes:
- a CDS encoding SAM-dependent chlorinase/fluorinase; translated protein: MSDTVVERGTGRLNPIITLTTDFGTQDGFVAQMKGVILGINPNARLIDVTHDIEPFQVLHAALVTKGVSRYFPAGTIHVAVVDPGVGGTRRGMVLRCGELYFVGPDNGVFSLILSSVSQWEAREIANPEFILPRPHPTFHGRDLFAPVAAHLSRGISVDILGDPITDPVILPIAKPARTTEGLEGQVIYVDRFGNLTTNVEEEMLDRPISSVMVGDAIIKGISRFFSEVREGAPLALINSFGVLEIAVNRGNAASFLGLDIGSRVRVAWD
- a CDS encoding TetR/AcrR family transcriptional regulator, whose amino-acid sequence is MPRDKTQPQKTSADSSVAHRIVAAARRHFFAYGFRSVTMDDLAEELGMSKKTLYAHFPSKAALVEAVFLDKFHEVEADLERITSQCSSDFLAGMRQLLACMQRHLEEIRPPWVRDVLRDAPQIFEMAQVRRRAMIHRHFGKLVGEGRSAGFLRKDIPANLIIEILLAAVQGIINPEKLAELSITPKVGFSTIITVIFEGVITETGRSKL
- a CDS encoding transposase produces the protein EEFKKELEQYIYYYNNLRPHQALGGKTPLEFLESCPRIT